A stretch of Tripterygium wilfordii isolate XIE 37 chromosome 11, ASM1340144v1, whole genome shotgun sequence DNA encodes these proteins:
- the LOC120009903 gene encoding mitochondrial uncoupling protein 5-like has protein sequence MGVKGFVEGGIASIVAGCSTHPMDLLKVRMQLQGESMTVPNVQQVPTLRPALAFHSTPAAVFPPNSINIPPPPRVGLVSVGMKIVQAEGVAALFSGVSATVLRQTLYSTTRMGLYDVLKQKWTDKDSKNMPLPRKIVAGLISGAIGAAVGNPADVAMVRMQADGRLPVAQRRNYSSVIDAITRMSKQEGITSLWRGSALTVNRAMIVTASQLATYDQVKEAILEKGVMADGLGTHVTASFVAGFVASVASNPVDVIKTRVMNMKVEPGQAPPYNGALDCAMKTVKAEGLTALYKGFIPTISRQGPFTVVLFVTLEQVRKLLKDF, from the coding sequence ATGGGTGTCAAGGGATTCGTTGAGGGTGGAATCGCTTCCATTGTTGCTGGATGCTCGACTCATCCTATGGATCTGCTCAAGGTCCGTATGCAACTTCAAGGTGAGAGCATGACTGTTCCAAACGTTCAGCAAGTTCCTACTTTGCGACCTGCTTTGGCCTTCCATTCTACCCCAGCTGCTGTCTTCCCTCCTAATTCGATTAACATTCCTCCGCCACCTCGTGTGGGACTTGTATCCGTGGGGATGAAGATTGTTCAGGCCGAGGGTGTTGCTGCTCTGTTCTCCGGCGTCTCTGCCACCGTCCTCCGTCAGACACTCTATTCGACCACTCGAATGGGACTTTATGATGTTCTGAAGCAAAAATGGACCGATAAGGACTCCAAAAACATGCCCCTTCCACGCAAGATCGTTGCTGGACTCATCTCCGGCGCGATCGGCGCTGCGGTCGGGAACCCTGCCGACGTGGCTATGGTCAGGATGCAGGCGGACGGCCGGCTTCCCGTAGCTCAACGCCGCAACTACAGTAGCGTGATCGATGCGATCACGAGGATGTCGAAGCAGGAAGGCATCACCAGCCTGTGGCGCGGTTCGGCGCTGACCGTGAATCGTGCTATGATCGTGACTGCCTCGCAGCTTGCGACGTACGATCAGGTGAAAGAGGCAATTTTGGAGAAGGGAGTGATGGCCGACGGGCTGGGGACCCACGTGACCGCGAGTTTTGTGGCAGGGTTTGTGGCGTCTGTGGCGTCGAATCCGGTGGATGTGATAAAGACTAGAGTAATGAACATGAAGGTGGAACCAGGGCAGGCTCCGCCGTACAATGGTGCCCTGGATTGTGCAATGAAAACTGTGAAGGCCGAGGGACTTACGGCGCTTTATAAGGGCTTCATCCCAACCATTTCAAGGCAAGGTCCTTTCACTGTGGTGCTGTTTGTGACATTGGAGCAGGTCAGGAAGTTACTAAAGGATTTCTGA
- the LOC120008965 gene encoding uncharacterized protein LOC120008965 yields the protein MGTIHFDEGFQPNCLKKYYKPLYYNGLQFQTDTYLIIQLPDSGALRILARSMILALIFISLPWLGSSTMFAPTFSGSEIATDSINVEFLPLLFRDLTNEGLIQAGSKAVFLSNGDQQNEIYTSGMLDGQDMIHSNVISVNDLGQQNGVPEEFFDIVITSSFHVATEFIDRTLKVGGVAIVQLSKNPSFAFNKPSNYKIVYLRHYSSVILAMKKTSNAQAGSSTHRRLLAYSSEARKAALKNLEDVLLEPPRAASGKSSRYLKKTRYLPDLTGDTLENYPRRVFIDVGLPEKAGGSGTGWFAKNYPTRNLDFEIYKIETVTEESSGKEVPQVAEVGMSDWLRKNVKDEDYVVMKGEAEVVEEMMKSKAITLVDELFMECKPQKNAGRKGTGRAYWECLALYGKLRDEGIAVHQWWG from the exons ATGGGAACAATCCATTTCGATGAAGGGTTTCAACCCAATTGCCTCAAGAAGTACTACAAACCTTTGTATTACAATGGCCTTCAGTTTCAGACTGATACGTATTTGATCATCCAACTTCCTGATTCGGGTGCTTTGAGGATTCTTGCGAGATCCATGATTTTGGCTTTGATTTTCATTTCGTTGCCCTGGTTAGGCAGTTCTACAATGTTTGCGCCAACCTTTTCTGGATCTGAGATTGCCACCGATTCCATCAATGTTGAATTCTTGCCATTACTCTTCCGTGATTTAACAAATGAAGGCCTAATTCAAGCAGGATCAAAAGCTGTTTTCTTAAGCAATGGTGATCAACAGAATGAGATTTACACTTCTGGGATGCTCGATGGACAAGACATGATCCACTCGAATGTTATCTCTGTTAATGATTTGGGGCAACAAAATGGTGTCCCTGAAGAATTCTTCGACATTGTCATCACAAGCAGCTTCCATGTTGCCACTGAATTCATCGATAGGACTCTCAAAGTAGGCGGCGTCGCCATTGTTCAACTAAGCAAAAATCCGTCCTTTGCATTCAACAAGCCATCGAATTACAAAATTGTTTATCTTAGACATTATAGTTCAGTCATCTTGGCCATGAAGAAAACAAGTAATGCTCAAGCTGGTTCGTCCACACATAGGCGGCTCCTTGCCTATTCATCTGAGGCAAGAAAGGCAGCATTGAAGAACCTAGAAGACGTGCTCCTTGAACCCCCAAGGGCGGCCTCAG GCAAGTCAAGCAGATACTTGAAGAAAACAAGGTACCTACCAGACTTAACTGGCGATACCCTAGAGAACTACCCACGCCGGGTGTTCATCGACGTGGGATTGCCAGAGAAAGCAGGGGGCAGTGGCACCGGATGGTTTGCGAAGAACTATCCGACAAGGAATCTTGATTTTGAGATATACAAGATAGAGACTGTGACCGAGGAATCTTCAGGGAAGGAGGTACCACAAGTGGCAGAGGTTGGGATGTCAGACTGGTTAAGAAAGAATGTGAAGGATGAAGATTATGTGGTGATGAAGGGAGAAGCAGAAGTAGTAGAGGAGATGATGAAGAGTAAGGCGATAACGTtggtggatgagcttttcatggaaTGCAAGCCACAAAAGAATGCAGGAAGGAAGGGGACTGGAAGGGCTTATTGGGAGTGTTTGGCTTTGTATGGAAAGTTGAGGGATGAAGGAATTGCAGTGCACCAATGGTggggttga